The following proteins are encoded in a genomic region of Necator americanus strain Aroian chromosome II, whole genome shotgun sequence:
- a CDS encoding hypothetical protein (NECATOR_CHRII.G7537.T1), with amino-acid sequence MMEVCVNNNSSTPAFEWSGCQPAQPSTARPKRDFRFQVIEVRQCPKWFIWPNRNRRNEEEVDENHNKETKTVGLENEYQQPNYSNQNQFATYSSTQNGYGAIRRNVLRGSKRLQMEKEGIPGRTASEPARRLSAKKDKATTEPISQGSPSNTFKILSIAKKWESFDATDDESDDVATSCAQMVIADTDRRWTAN; translated from the exons ATGATGGAAGTTTGcgtcaacaacaacagctcGACGCCGGCCTTCGAATGGTCCGGATGTCAGCCTGCTCAGCCGAGCACCGCACGTCCAAAACGGGATTTCCGATTCCAA GTGATCGAAGTCCGGCAATGCCCGAAATGGTTCATTTGGCCGAATCGTAACCGTCGCAATGAAGAGGAAGTTGACGAGAACCATAATAAG GAGACAAAAACAGTCGGATTGGAAAACGAGTACCAACAACCGAACTATAGCAATCAAAATCAGTTTGCTACCTATTCGTCGACGCAAAACGGCTACGGTGCGATACGACGGAATGTGTTGCGTGGCTCGAAACGCTTGCAAATGGAGAAAGAAGGAA tcCCTGGCCGTACGGCATCCGAGCCAGCAAGGCGGCTCTCGGCGAAAAAGGACAAGGCAACCACGGAGCCGATATCGCAGGGCAGTCCTTCGAACACGTTCAAGATCCTGTCGATCGCGAAGAAATGGGAGAGTTTCGACGCGACCGACGACGAATCAGATGATGTGGCGACGTCCTGTGCTCAGATGGTTATCGCTGACACGGACCGTCGATGGACGGCTAACTAA
- a CDS encoding hypothetical protein (NECATOR_CHRII.G7537.T2), whose translation MEVCVNNNSSTPAFEWSGCQPAQPSTARPKRDFRFQVIEVRQCPKWFIWPNRNRRNEEEVDENHNKETKTVGLENEYQQPNYSNQNQFATYSSTQNGYGAIRRNVLRGSKRLQMEKEGIPGRTASEPARRLSAKKDKATTEPISQGSPSNTFKILSIAKKWESFDATDDESDDVATSCAQMVIADTDRRWTAN comes from the exons ATGGAAGTTTGcgtcaacaacaacagctcGACGCCGGCCTTCGAATGGTCCGGATGTCAGCCTGCTCAGCCGAGCACCGCACGTCCAAAACGGGATTTCCGATTCCAA GTGATCGAAGTCCGGCAATGCCCGAAATGGTTCATTTGGCCGAATCGTAACCGTCGCAATGAAGAGGAAGTTGACGAGAACCATAATAAG GAGACAAAAACAGTCGGATTGGAAAACGAGTACCAACAACCGAACTATAGCAATCAAAATCAGTTTGCTACCTATTCGTCGACGCAAAACGGCTACGGTGCGATACGACGGAATGTGTTGCGTGGCTCGAAACGCTTGCAAATGGAGAAAGAAGGAA tcCCTGGCCGTACGGCATCCGAGCCAGCAAGGCGGCTCTCGGCGAAAAAGGACAAGGCAACCACGGAGCCGATATCGCAGGGCAGTCCTTCGAACACGTTCAAGATCCTGTCGATCGCGAAGAAATGGGAGAGTTTCGACGCGACCGACGACGAATCAGATGATGTGGCGACGTCCTGTGCTCAGATGGTTATCGCTGACACGGACCGTCGATGGACGGCTAACTAA